Proteins from a genomic interval of Rhodococcus rhodochrous:
- a CDS encoding hydantoinase B/oxoprolinase family protein — MTATLEPAAATTRKPFRLTDASGTAPDPVLVEIVAGYLASVEMEVETSISRTSRSPMIRDAHDFRAGIHDRNLRKLTGRSYSALVHPVARDFPLETMKPGDVFFHNDVYLSEGGIGHLPDLCVTVPVFATRPGDTEPSVVAFVQAFGHHDDIGGCCPGSMPSGATTVYEEGLMVPPIKLWDQGVPNEAALRIMTRNSRMPDSLAADLDAECSACLMGARRLSELFERYGVETVEACFDAILDATTETYRREILSKIPVGTYTWEDYAEHDGVDEPMLHVQRITLTKTSPEDEGGERLILDFNGTGPQAKGPINHCGDYADGNFLIKWLAPILRNLADTPDRMAELDVNEGVVPLIEMKFPEPGTLITPIFPAPTNARTFVILRLLGVLSGVVAKAVDGNMPADQETIRYTGVYGEDFDGHSYLMREVLGGGSGGRHYADGEDTIHVVPDSRNLPTEFTESRFPFIVEKLGLAIDSGGAGRYRGGLGYEKHIRMLKDANFMSIADRSILACWGVKGGKAGKPFSVTLDPGGPNEREFDALTDAEPIKAGEVVRIRTTGGGGWGDPLDRPIDEVVRDVLWRKVSVEGARDDYGVILKDTSADEPAADVEATEALRAQMRAERGEEEPFFDRGPGYARLSGGAEFAEYDFIGN; from the coding sequence ATGACTGCGACTCTCGAACCCGCCGCGGCCACGACGCGCAAGCCCTTCCGGCTGACCGACGCTTCGGGCACCGCTCCCGATCCGGTGCTCGTCGAGATCGTCGCCGGTTACCTCGCCAGCGTCGAGATGGAGGTGGAGACCTCCATCTCCCGGACCTCGCGCTCGCCGATGATCCGCGACGCCCACGACTTCCGCGCCGGCATCCACGACCGCAACCTGCGCAAGCTCACCGGTCGGTCGTACTCGGCGCTCGTGCATCCGGTGGCACGGGACTTCCCGCTCGAGACGATGAAGCCCGGGGACGTCTTCTTCCACAACGACGTCTACCTCTCCGAAGGCGGCATCGGACACCTCCCCGACCTGTGCGTCACCGTCCCGGTCTTCGCGACCCGCCCCGGCGACACCGAGCCCTCGGTGGTCGCGTTCGTGCAGGCCTTCGGCCACCACGACGACATCGGCGGTTGCTGCCCCGGTTCCATGCCCTCGGGTGCGACCACGGTGTACGAGGAGGGACTGATGGTCCCGCCGATCAAGCTGTGGGACCAGGGCGTTCCGAACGAGGCGGCGCTGCGGATCATGACCCGCAACTCCCGCATGCCCGACTCGCTCGCCGCCGACCTCGACGCCGAGTGCTCGGCGTGCCTCATGGGTGCGCGCCGGTTGTCGGAGCTGTTCGAGCGCTACGGCGTCGAGACCGTCGAGGCCTGCTTCGACGCGATCCTCGACGCGACCACGGAGACGTACCGCCGCGAGATCCTCAGCAAGATTCCGGTGGGCACGTACACCTGGGAGGACTACGCCGAGCACGACGGTGTGGACGAGCCCATGCTGCACGTGCAGCGCATCACGCTCACCAAGACCTCCCCGGAGGACGAGGGCGGTGAGCGTCTGATCCTGGACTTCAACGGCACCGGTCCGCAGGCGAAGGGCCCGATCAACCACTGCGGTGACTACGCCGACGGCAACTTCCTCATCAAGTGGCTGGCGCCGATCCTCCGCAACCTGGCCGACACCCCGGACCGCATGGCGGAGCTGGACGTCAACGAGGGCGTCGTGCCGCTGATCGAGATGAAGTTCCCGGAGCCGGGCACGCTCATCACTCCGATCTTCCCCGCTCCCACCAACGCTCGCACGTTCGTGATCCTGCGTCTGCTCGGTGTGCTCTCCGGTGTGGTCGCCAAGGCGGTCGACGGCAACATGCCCGCCGACCAGGAGACCATCCGCTACACCGGTGTGTACGGTGAGGATTTCGACGGCCACTCGTACCTCATGCGTGAGGTGCTCGGCGGCGGCTCCGGCGGCCGGCACTACGCCGACGGTGAGGACACCATCCACGTGGTGCCCGACTCGCGGAACCTGCCCACCGAGTTCACCGAGAGTCGTTTCCCGTTCATCGTCGAGAAGCTGGGTCTGGCAATCGATTCCGGTGGAGCCGGTCGCTACCGCGGTGGTCTCGGCTACGAGAAGCACATCCGCATGCTCAAGGACGCGAACTTCATGTCCATCGCAGACCGTTCGATCCTCGCGTGCTGGGGCGTCAAGGGTGGCAAGGCCGGCAAGCCGTTCTCGGTCACCCTCGATCCCGGCGGCCCGAACGAGCGCGAGTTCGACGCTCTCACCGATGCCGAGCCGATCAAGGCCGGCGAGGTCGTGCGCATCCGCACCACCGGCGGCGGTGGCTGGGGCGACCCGCTCGATCGTCCGATCGACGAGGTGGTCCGGGACGTGCTGTGGCGCAAGGTGTCCGTCGAGGGCGCCCGCGACGACTACGGCGTGATCCTGAAGGACACCTCGGCCGACGAGCCCGCCGCCGACGTCGAGGCCACCGAGGCACTGCGTGCGCAGATGCGCGCCGAGCGCGGCGAGGAGGAGCCCTTCTTCGACCGCGGTCCCGGTTACGCCCGCCTGTCAGGTGGCGCCGAGTTCGCCGAGTACGACTTCATCGGCAACTGA
- a CDS encoding hydantoinase/oxoprolinase family protein, which translates to MGSRKIRVGIDTGGTFTDVVAVDDESGAIVTTKTPSTPQDPAIGFLAGIEKVLAQLGETGDAIDAVSHGTTVATNKLLEGKVGTLGFITTEGYEHVLEIARQSVPDGYGNSYFWVKPDRIVPADRVRTIRGRLAYDGSEIRPLNEDDVRAAARFFKDREILTVGVCLMHSYANPEHERRVRDILMEEYPEATVSISSEVLREYREYERSITTLVDAAVKPNIRNYVSNIANRLREFSSAEGEQRDIPFYVMKSNGGVLSAKEVVHQPITTVLSGPAAGALGAALIAGVAGVDQVLTCDGGGTSTDVTVVVGGEPALTTEGRVGVYPSKIPMIDVVTVGAGGGSIAWMTPEGTLRVGPQSTGADPGPLCYGKGGNEPTITDAHVLLGRIPPHLLGGEIPLDTELARKGVEELAHRLGLEFEACATGILEVSAWNQANALRQITVKRGLDVRDFTLVTFGGSGSLLACRLVDILGLKDVLVPLNPGNVSAFGLLTVDVRNDYVQTHVSRHDRLEIEELQAGLDALAAEAERALEDEGFGPDQRQYARSADLRYFGQAFEVRVPVGDGPITQELMDEAAERFHQAHRELYGYDFRNDPHQHVEWVNLRVSGIGPIKRPELAEIAPGTGADAALTGTREAYFDEWVTTRVYDRARLGAGDELEGPAVIEEFSSTIPVHPGFRARIDSFGNIRLTKTSDSNGATR; encoded by the coding sequence ATGGGATCCAGGAAGATTCGGGTCGGCATCGATACCGGCGGAACATTCACGGACGTGGTCGCGGTGGACGACGAGTCCGGCGCCATCGTCACCACGAAGACCCCGTCGACACCGCAGGATCCGGCCATCGGTTTCCTCGCCGGCATCGAGAAGGTCCTCGCGCAGCTCGGCGAGACCGGCGACGCGATCGACGCCGTCAGCCACGGCACCACCGTCGCGACGAACAAGCTCCTCGAAGGCAAGGTCGGCACCCTCGGATTCATCACCACCGAGGGCTACGAACACGTCCTCGAGATCGCCCGCCAGTCGGTCCCCGACGGCTACGGCAACTCCTACTTCTGGGTCAAGCCCGACCGCATCGTGCCGGCCGACCGCGTCCGCACCATCCGGGGCCGTCTCGCCTACGACGGCAGCGAGATCCGTCCCCTGAACGAGGACGACGTCCGCGCCGCCGCCCGCTTCTTCAAGGACCGCGAGATCCTCACCGTCGGCGTGTGCCTCATGCACTCCTACGCCAACCCCGAACACGAGCGCCGCGTCCGCGACATCCTCATGGAGGAGTACCCGGAGGCGACCGTGAGCATCTCCAGCGAGGTGCTGCGCGAGTACCGCGAGTACGAGCGGTCCATCACGACCCTCGTCGACGCCGCGGTCAAGCCCAACATCCGCAACTACGTCAGCAACATCGCGAACCGTCTGCGCGAGTTCTCCTCCGCCGAGGGCGAGCAGCGCGACATCCCGTTCTACGTGATGAAGTCCAACGGCGGCGTGCTCTCGGCCAAGGAGGTCGTGCACCAGCCGATCACCACCGTGCTCTCCGGACCCGCGGCCGGTGCCCTGGGTGCGGCCCTGATCGCAGGTGTCGCGGGTGTCGACCAGGTGCTGACCTGCGACGGTGGTGGTACTTCCACGGACGTCACCGTGGTCGTCGGCGGCGAGCCGGCCCTCACCACGGAAGGTCGCGTGGGTGTCTACCCGTCGAAGATCCCGATGATCGACGTGGTGACCGTCGGCGCCGGTGGCGGCTCCATCGCCTGGATGACCCCCGAGGGCACCCTGCGCGTCGGCCCGCAATCGACGGGCGCCGATCCCGGGCCCCTGTGCTACGGCAAGGGCGGCAACGAGCCGACCATCACCGACGCCCACGTCCTGCTCGGCCGCATCCCTCCCCACCTGCTCGGTGGTGAGATCCCGCTCGACACCGAACTCGCCCGCAAGGGCGTCGAGGAACTCGCACACCGTCTCGGCCTCGAGTTCGAGGCGTGCGCCACGGGCATCCTCGAGGTGTCGGCCTGGAACCAGGCCAACGCGCTGCGCCAGATCACCGTCAAGCGCGGTCTCGACGTCCGCGACTTCACCCTGGTGACCTTCGGCGGCTCCGGTTCGCTGTTGGCCTGCCGCCTCGTCGACATCCTCGGTCTCAAGGACGTCCTCGTGCCGCTGAACCCGGGCAACGTCTCGGCCTTCGGGCTGCTCACCGTCGACGTCCGCAACGACTACGTGCAGACGCACGTCAGCCGCCACGATCGGCTGGAGATCGAGGAGCTGCAGGCCGGACTCGACGCCCTCGCGGCCGAGGCCGAACGTGCCCTGGAGGACGAGGGATTCGGTCCCGACCAGCGGCAGTACGCCCGCTCGGCGGACCTGCGCTACTTCGGCCAGGCATTCGAGGTGCGCGTGCCGGTCGGCGACGGCCCCATCACCCAGGAACTGATGGACGAGGCGGCCGAACGCTTCCACCAGGCCCACCGCGAGCTCTACGGCTACGACTTCCGCAACGATCCCCACCAGCACGTGGAATGGGTCAACCTCCGCGTCAGCGGCATCGGACCCATCAAGCGACCGGAACTCGCCGAGATCGCCCCGGGCACGGGTGCGGACGCCGCCCTCACCGGCACCCGCGAGGCGTACTTCGACGAGTGGGTCACCACCCGCGTGTACGACCGCGCCCGCCTCGGCGCCGGCGACGAACTCGAAGGTCCCGCCGTGATCGAGGAATTCAGCTCGACCATCCCGGTCCACCCCGGATTCCGCGCTCGCATCGACTCTTTCGGCAACATCCGCCTCACCAAGACATCCGACTCGAACGGAGCCACCCGATGA
- a CDS encoding SRPBCC family protein: MRIAGTAQLQAPPDVVYDSLQDGRVLAATIPGVQSLEQISDNHYKLSITAGVASIKGTYDGEVVLSQQNRPESFVMTASGSGAPGTVKADVAVRLEERDGGTVLTYDADAVVGGMVGGVGQRMITGVAKKMAGVFFNGIDGVIANGLPVAPSAPEAAAVAGVNGAEVAEVAEGAGVRTTALPVAAAAAAAPEPAGTPSAATVLLSAGVGAGIALAGVALGAILARR, translated from the coding sequence ATGAGAATCGCCGGTACCGCGCAACTGCAGGCACCCCCCGACGTGGTGTACGACAGCCTGCAGGACGGCCGTGTTCTCGCGGCGACGATCCCGGGCGTGCAGTCGCTCGAGCAGATCAGCGACAACCACTACAAGCTGTCCATCACCGCCGGGGTGGCCTCCATCAAGGGCACCTACGACGGGGAAGTGGTGCTGTCGCAGCAGAATCGTCCCGAATCGTTCGTCATGACGGCGTCGGGCTCCGGTGCTCCGGGAACGGTCAAGGCGGACGTGGCGGTGCGTCTCGAAGAACGTGACGGTGGCACCGTGCTCACCTACGACGCGGACGCGGTCGTCGGCGGCATGGTCGGGGGCGTCGGGCAGCGGATGATCACCGGTGTTGCGAAGAAGATGGCCGGCGTGTTCTTCAACGGCATCGACGGTGTGATCGCCAACGGTCTGCCGGTGGCACCGAGTGCGCCCGAAGCCGCAGCCGTCGCGGGCGTGAACGGAGCCGAGGTGGCCGAGGTCGCCGAGGGTGCGGGCGTGAGGACCACCGCGCTGCCCGTGGCTGCCGCCGCAGCAGCTGCACCGGAACCGGCCGGAACGCCCTCGGCAGCAACGGTTCTGCTGTCGGCAGGAGTGGGCGCCGGTATCGCGCTGGCGGGCGTCGCCCTGGGAGCGATCCTCGCCCGACGCTGA
- the cutA gene encoding aerobic carbon-monoxide dehydrogenase large subunit, whose product MTSVSDSPVSNSTSTSTTTDLAPADIGGATESGKSFGKPIPRVEDNRLVSGNGRYLDDLGHGALAAAFVRSPHAHARILDIAVDAALELPGVHAIYTYDDLEADSPEMAENLPLLIPHPAITAPRNGYPLAKDEVNHVGEAIVMVVADNRYIAEDACALIDITYEALPAVVGVDTARNAEHVVHPDVPDNVAAHLQHGFGDIEAELAAAPHTLTLDLEIERSASMPMEGKGVYARWDDDEKALTFWTSTQTSTSARAAIAARLGMAHNKVHCIAPDVGGGFGVKIVHPWPEEVMVTWAARKLGQAGISNEVKWVEDRREHFVSSAHERGQIHEVTVGFDDDGRLLAFDFSIWHDNGAYLPYGIIVLLNTSTQVLGPYKPRAFRVDAYSLYTNTVIVTPYRGAGRPQGVFAMERAMDAIAKHLGKDVLEVRETNFIRPEEMPYDFHLIFQDGRPLIYDSGDYQAGMDKLRKLIGWDEFAEYKERARAEGRRVGIGVGAYVEGTGPGPYEGAHVLIETSGKVKAATGLTTQGQGHQTSFAQIVADDLGVPVSDVEIVTGDTRRFGYAVGTFASRGAVMSGSAFHVAAQMVAEKAKKIAADHLHADVADLELREGHVCVVGTEPGAEGTSIPLGVVAVLSNPLRYAFDDASRRATGFANAETDMSVPPVLEGEQPGLEATGYYSPPTSTFASGIHAAIVETDPVTAEIRVLRYAVVHDCGNVINPRIVEGQVQGAVAQGIGGALYEKIVYDEHGQMLNASYMDFLMPFVTEMPDSLEMDHTVTPSTLNPLGMKGAGEAGVIPTSAVIAAAVEDAEGIPITSMPISPSELFELRLTHAASRNKENE is encoded by the coding sequence ATGACCAGTGTCTCCGATTCGCCCGTCTCCAACTCCACCTCGACGAGCACGACGACCGACCTCGCTCCCGCCGACATCGGCGGTGCCACCGAGTCGGGCAAGTCGTTCGGCAAGCCCATCCCACGCGTCGAGGACAACCGGCTCGTCAGCGGCAACGGTCGCTATCTCGACGATCTCGGGCACGGCGCTCTCGCTGCGGCCTTCGTGCGGTCGCCGCACGCCCACGCTCGCATCCTCGACATCGCCGTCGACGCGGCGCTCGAACTGCCGGGCGTGCACGCCATCTACACCTACGACGATCTCGAGGCCGACTCGCCCGAGATGGCCGAGAACCTCCCGCTGCTCATCCCGCACCCCGCGATCACCGCTCCGCGCAACGGATATCCGCTCGCGAAGGACGAGGTGAACCATGTCGGTGAGGCGATCGTGATGGTCGTCGCCGACAACCGGTACATCGCCGAGGACGCCTGCGCGCTGATCGACATCACCTACGAGGCCCTTCCGGCGGTGGTCGGTGTCGACACCGCACGCAACGCCGAGCACGTCGTCCACCCGGATGTGCCCGACAACGTCGCGGCGCATCTCCAGCACGGTTTCGGCGACATCGAGGCGGAACTCGCCGCGGCACCGCACACGCTGACCCTCGACCTCGAGATCGAACGTTCGGCGTCGATGCCGATGGAGGGCAAGGGCGTCTACGCCCGCTGGGACGACGACGAGAAGGCGTTGACCTTCTGGACGTCCACCCAGACCTCGACCTCTGCCCGTGCCGCGATCGCAGCGCGATTGGGCATGGCGCACAACAAGGTCCACTGCATCGCCCCCGACGTCGGCGGCGGTTTCGGTGTGAAGATCGTCCACCCGTGGCCCGAGGAGGTCATGGTCACCTGGGCCGCGCGCAAGCTGGGGCAGGCCGGGATCTCCAACGAGGTCAAGTGGGTCGAGGACCGGCGCGAACATTTCGTCTCCAGCGCCCACGAGCGCGGGCAGATCCACGAGGTCACCGTCGGGTTCGACGACGACGGCCGGTTGCTGGCCTTCGACTTCTCGATCTGGCACGACAACGGCGCGTACCTGCCGTACGGAATCATCGTGCTGCTCAACACCTCCACGCAGGTGCTCGGCCCCTACAAGCCGCGCGCCTTCCGGGTGGACGCCTACTCGCTGTACACCAACACGGTCATCGTCACGCCCTATCGCGGCGCGGGACGGCCCCAGGGCGTGTTCGCGATGGAACGGGCGATGGACGCCATCGCCAAGCATCTCGGCAAGGATGTCCTCGAGGTCCGCGAGACCAACTTCATCCGCCCCGAGGAGATGCCCTACGACTTCCATCTGATCTTCCAGGACGGTCGCCCGCTCATCTACGACAGCGGTGACTACCAGGCCGGGATGGACAAGCTCAGGAAGCTCATCGGCTGGGACGAGTTCGCGGAGTACAAGGAACGCGCCCGCGCCGAGGGCCGTCGCGTCGGCATCGGTGTGGGAGCGTACGTCGAGGGCACGGGACCGGGCCCGTACGAGGGCGCACACGTGCTCATCGAGACCTCGGGCAAGGTCAAGGCCGCCACAGGCCTGACGACTCAGGGCCAGGGGCACCAGACCTCCTTCGCGCAGATCGTCGCGGACGATCTCGGTGTGCCGGTCTCCGACGTCGAGATCGTCACCGGCGACACCCGTCGATTCGGTTACGCGGTCGGCACGTTCGCCTCGCGCGGTGCCGTGATGTCCGGTTCCGCCTTCCATGTCGCCGCGCAGATGGTGGCGGAGAAGGCGAAGAAGATCGCCGCGGACCATCTCCACGCCGACGTCGCCGATCTCGAACTGCGCGAGGGGCACGTGTGCGTGGTGGGCACCGAACCCGGCGCCGAGGGAACCTCGATCCCGCTCGGTGTCGTGGCCGTGCTGTCGAACCCGCTCCGCTACGCCTTCGACGATGCGTCCCGCCGCGCAACGGGATTTGCGAACGCCGAGACCGACATGTCGGTGCCGCCCGTCCTCGAGGGTGAGCAGCCCGGCCTCGAGGCGACCGGCTACTATTCGCCGCCCACGTCGACGTTCGCATCGGGAATCCACGCGGCGATCGTCGAGACCGATCCTGTCACCGCCGAGATCCGGGTGCTTCGGTACGCGGTGGTGCACGACTGCGGCAACGTCATCAATCCGCGCATCGTCGAGGGCCAGGTGCAAGGCGCGGTCGCGCAGGGCATCGGCGGCGCGCTCTACGAGAAGATCGTCTACGACGAGCACGGGCAGATGCTCAACGCGTCGTACATGGACTTCCTCATGCCTTTCGTGACGGAGATGCCCGACTCCCTCGAGATGGACCACACCGTCACCCCGTCCACGCTCAATCCTCTCGGAATGAAGGGCGCCGGCGAGGCCGGTGTCATCCCCACCTCGGCGGTGATCGCCGCGGCCGTCGAGGACGCGGAGGGCATCCCGATCACCAGCATGCCGATTTCCCCCTCGGAGTTGTTCGAGCTGCGTCTGACCCACGCGGCGTCCCGAAACAAGGAGAACGAATGA
- a CDS encoding (2Fe-2S)-binding protein has translation MTSSIHKGGRDASRRTVAEQVDEMQAETGEHHVAVTFALNGVTQTVVLPSRTLASDAIRHHLRQTGTHVGCEHGVCGACTVLLDGKPVRSCLVLAASLEGRSVTTVEGLVEPDGTLHPVQEAFVDCHGLQCGFCTPGFVTTIAAFLEENPSPTHEEATEAIAGNLCRCTGYQNIRAAVLRAAEIKRERSGGSPLGPDSEAARASLDAKVRGTTAPVGGKAGRA, from the coding sequence ATGACGAGTTCGATCCACAAGGGTGGTCGCGACGCCTCGCGGCGGACCGTCGCCGAACAGGTCGACGAGATGCAGGCGGAGACCGGCGAGCACCACGTCGCCGTGACCTTCGCCCTCAACGGCGTGACGCAGACGGTCGTGCTGCCCTCGCGCACGCTGGCATCGGACGCGATCCGTCATCACCTCCGCCAGACCGGCACCCACGTGGGATGCGAGCACGGTGTGTGCGGCGCGTGCACGGTGCTGCTCGACGGCAAGCCGGTGCGGTCGTGCCTCGTGCTCGCCGCGAGCCTCGAGGGCCGATCGGTGACGACGGTCGAAGGGCTCGTCGAACCGGACGGCACCCTGCATCCCGTACAGGAGGCGTTCGTCGACTGTCACGGTCTGCAATGCGGTTTCTGCACACCGGGATTCGTCACCACGATCGCCGCCTTCCTCGAGGAGAACCCGTCGCCCACCCACGAGGAGGCGACCGAGGCGATCGCGGGCAATCTGTGCCGGTGCACGGGCTATCAGAACATCCGGGCGGCCGTGTTGCGCGCCGCCGAGATCAAACGTGAACGGTCCGGAGGCTCACCGCTCGGCCCCGACAGCGAGGCGGCCCGTGCCTCGCTCGACGCCAAGGTTCGCGGCACCACCGCTCCGGTCGGAGGAAAGGCAGGACGAGCATGA
- a CDS encoding FAD binding domain-containing protein, which produces MKPSPLTYHRPRSIDEACEILAGVAHEGKVLAGGQSLIPLLSMRLAAPAHLVDIGSIPRLDAISASPELGVTFDALTTHAALESDPTVAQVQPLLGRALRLVAHPTIRNRGTTVGSIVHADPSAEMPAVLSLLGGTLTVRSVRGVRQISASELFAGPLESTLEADEIATSVTVPAARPGTGTAIDEIARRHGDYALVGVVAQVEVEDGAVTSARMTYVSAGELGQVVDYTDILRGASAHDERDPLWQQVAEKARETVETEADIHATDRYRSQLVAALTGRVGFAAAQDAIRDDTRVPMHTGGSR; this is translated from the coding sequence ATGAAACCGTCGCCACTCACCTATCACCGACCGCGGTCGATCGATGAAGCCTGCGAGATCCTCGCTGGGGTCGCGCACGAGGGCAAAGTGCTCGCCGGCGGCCAGTCACTGATTCCGCTGCTGTCGATGCGCCTGGCGGCACCGGCTCACCTCGTCGACATCGGCTCCATTCCGCGCCTCGATGCGATCTCCGCTTCGCCGGAACTCGGCGTCACCTTCGACGCGCTCACCACCCACGCAGCGCTCGAATCCGATCCGACGGTCGCGCAGGTCCAGCCCCTGCTGGGCCGCGCGCTCCGCCTGGTCGCACACCCGACCATCCGTAATCGCGGAACGACCGTCGGATCGATCGTCCACGCCGATCCGTCCGCGGAGATGCCGGCCGTGCTGTCGCTGCTCGGCGGAACGCTCACCGTCCGCTCGGTGCGCGGAGTCCGGCAGATCTCCGCCTCGGAGCTGTTCGCCGGCCCGCTCGAATCGACCCTCGAAGCCGACGAGATCGCGACCAGCGTGACGGTGCCGGCGGCGCGTCCGGGCACCGGCACCGCCATCGACGAGATCGCACGACGCCACGGCGACTACGCCCTCGTCGGCGTGGTCGCGCAGGTGGAGGTCGAGGACGGCGCGGTGACGTCCGCCCGGATGACCTACGTCTCCGCAGGAGAGCTCGGGCAGGTCGTCGACTACACCGACATCCTGCGCGGCGCCTCGGCGCACGACGAGCGCGACCCGCTCTGGCAGCAGGTCGCGGAGAAGGCACGCGAGACCGTCGAGACGGAGGCGGACATCCACGCCACCGACCGCTACCGGTCGCAGCTGGTGGCGGCACTGACCGGCCGTGTCGGCTTCGCGGCCGCGCAGGACGCGATCCGTGACGACACACGGGTACCGATGCACACGGGAGGAAGTCGATGA
- a CDS encoding uracil-xanthine permease family protein, translating to MPIWTVHGDGKNIEPGQVVAPMERLSWGRTIGLGGQHVVSMFGATFVFPIIMGLNPQLAVMLSGFCTLFFLAVVKGRIPSYLGTSAAFVGGIAAIYAQGGSPSEVTGAIMVSGLVLAAIGVVIHFLGGSLVFKILPPVVTGAVVMLIGFNLAPVVAGTYWPQDQWVALTVMIALIVGSVVLRGFLGRVAIFLALLFGYALSWVLDRISGPITSYDAGADAVTEHFRVNWEGVASAPWFGLPPFTDEAAGVVGIHAPSFSLTFIVLVLPGVIALIAENAGHVKAVAEITKTDLDPMMGRALAGDGLATALATGVGGSPTTTYAENIGVMAATRVYSTAAYAAAGVIAMLLGFSPKFGAVISATPGGVLGGITVVLYGIIGLLGAKIWKENGVDFGDPRNLMPVAAGLIIAIGDTSLEFTDTFSLSGIALGTIVVIGLYHLCRVIAPEDIAPEDPDTPSEQGEPVRTEPDPDGESGAGRVKEFA from the coding sequence ATGCCCATCTGGACAGTGCACGGAGACGGCAAGAACATAGAACCGGGTCAGGTCGTGGCGCCGATGGAGCGCCTGAGTTGGGGCCGCACGATCGGTCTGGGCGGCCAGCACGTGGTGTCGATGTTCGGCGCCACGTTCGTCTTCCCGATCATCATGGGTCTCAACCCGCAACTCGCAGTGATGCTCTCGGGCTTCTGCACCCTCTTCTTCCTCGCCGTCGTGAAGGGCCGGATCCCCAGCTATCTGGGAACCTCCGCGGCCTTCGTCGGCGGCATCGCCGCGATCTACGCCCAGGGCGGCTCGCCGTCGGAGGTCACCGGCGCGATCATGGTCTCCGGGCTCGTGCTCGCCGCGATCGGTGTGGTGATCCACTTCCTCGGCGGCTCGCTGGTCTTCAAGATCCTGCCGCCGGTCGTCACCGGCGCGGTGGTCATGCTCATCGGCTTCAACCTGGCGCCGGTCGTGGCCGGCACCTACTGGCCACAGGACCAATGGGTCGCACTGACGGTGATGATCGCGCTGATCGTGGGTAGCGTCGTGCTGCGCGGATTCCTCGGTCGCGTCGCCATCTTCCTGGCACTGCTGTTCGGCTACGCACTGTCCTGGGTTCTCGACCGCATCAGCGGACCGATCACCTCCTACGACGCCGGCGCCGACGCCGTCACCGAACACTTCCGCGTGAACTGGGAAGGCGTTGCGTCCGCTCCGTGGTTCGGTCTGCCGCCGTTCACGGACGAAGCCGCCGGTGTCGTCGGCATCCACGCCCCGTCGTTCAGCCTCACCTTCATCGTGCTCGTCCTGCCCGGCGTCATCGCCCTGATCGCCGAGAACGCCGGACACGTCAAGGCGGTCGCCGAGATCACCAAGACCGACCTCGACCCCATGATGGGACGCGCACTGGCCGGTGACGGTCTCGCCACGGCCCTCGCCACCGGTGTCGGCGGTTCCCCGACGACGACCTACGCGGAGAACATCGGCGTCATGGCCGCGACCCGCGTGTACTCGACGGCGGCCTACGCGGCAGCCGGCGTCATCGCCATGCTCCTCGGCTTCTCCCCGAAGTTCGGCGCGGTCATCTCCGCGACCCCGGGCGGCGTCCTCGGCGGTATCACCGTGGTCCTCTACGGCATCATCGGCCTGCTCGGCGCCAAGATCTGGAAGGAGAACGGTGTCGACTTCGGCGACCCGCGCAACCTCATGCCCGTCGCGGCCGGCCTGATCATCGCGATCGGCGACACCAGCCTCGAGTTCACCGATACGTTCTCGCTGAGCGGTATCGCGCTGGGCACCATCGTCGTGATCGGTCTCTATCACCTCTGCCGGGTCATCGCTCCCGAGGACATCGCACCCGAAGACCCCGATACCCCATCCGAACAGGGAGAACCGGTCCGGACGGAGCCCGATCCCGACGGCGAGAGCGGCGCGGGAAGGGTGAAGGAGTTCGCGTGA